One region of Triticum aestivum cultivar Chinese Spring chromosome 6B, IWGSC CS RefSeq v2.1, whole genome shotgun sequence genomic DNA includes:
- the LOC123135399 gene encoding MKI67 FHA domain-interacting nucleolar phosphoprotein yields the protein MGLRDKKRNQRRVLSRRSAGPKTGEGKDFLPLEGKEQRVREKKQPEEPESTATVLYIGHIPHGFYEDQMQGFFQQFGAVKRVRVARNRKTGKSKHYGFIEFENPEVAKIVADEMNNYLLFEHTLQIAPVPPEKVHAKLWKGVRKGFIPVDRVAIERRRLSKDKTVEEHKKMLEGIVKRDEKRRKRIKAAGIDYECPALIGSVQPSAKKIKFDED from the exons ATGGGGTTGAGGGACAAGAAGAGGAACCAGAGGCGGGTGCTCTCGCGCCGCTCGGCCGGCCCCAAGACCGGCGAGGGCAAGGATTTCCTG CCGCTGGAGGGGAAGGAGCAGAGGGTCCGGGAGAAGAAGCAGCCTGAGGAGCCGGAGAGCACGGCCACCGTCCTCTACATCGGCCACATCCCCCACGGTTTCTACGAGGACCAGATGCAag GTTTCTTTCAGCAGTTTGGGGCTGTCAAGAGGGTCAGGGTTGCCCGGAACCGCAAG ACAGGGAAGTCTAAGCATTATGGATTCATTGAGTTTGAGAACCCTGAG GTGGCGAAGATTGTGGCTGATGAGATGAATAACTACCTGTTGTTTGAGCACACTCTGCAGATTGCGCCTGTCCCGCCGGAGAAAGTTCATGCCAAATT ATGGAAAGGTGTGCGTAAGGGATTTATACCAGTTGACCGAGTAGCAATTGAACGGAGGCGGCTTAGTAAG GATAAAACAGTGGAAGAGCACAAGAAGATGCTCGAAGGAATTGTAAAGCGGGATGAGAAGCGCCGCAAAAGAATCAAGGCTGCTGGTATCGATTACGAGTGTCCAGCCCTT ATTGGAAGCGTTCAGCCTTCAGCTAAGAAGATCAAGTTTGATGAGGATTAG
- the LOC123133133 gene encoding protein MNN4 yields MGLRDKTKTGEGKDFPVPVNQAGRKVLKKGKKKQEPDRQKQAEKKRRRLEKALANSATIISQLGKRKQNNKKEEQERPDEEEAASKQKDELGRQKQSVKKLRRLGKLLANSAAIVSELEKKKQKKREEQEMLDEEVASIAEAVALHVRIGEGSGESRRLVMNGYRRCDGWDPDAGFNLYMEM; encoded by the coding sequence ATGGGGTTGAGGGACAAGACCAAGACCGGCGAGGGGAAGGATTTCCCGGTGCCTGTTAATCAGGCAGGGAGGAAAGTcttgaagaaggggaagaagaaacaGGAGCCGGACCGCCAGAAGCAGGCCGAGAAGAAGCGGCGTCGGCTGGAGAAAGCGCTCGCAAACTCCGCCACCATCATCTCACAGCTGGGAAAGAGGAAGCAAAATAATAAGAAAGAGGAGCAGGAAAGGCCGGACGAGGAGGAAGCCGCTTCGAAGCAGAAAGATGAACTGGGCCGCCAGAAGCAGTCTGTGAAGAAGCTGCGTCGGCTCGGGAAATTACTCGCGAACTCTGCCGCCATCGTTTCAGAGCtggaaaagaagaagcagaagaagagagAGGAGCAGGAAATGCTGGACGAGGAGGTCGCTTCGATAGCCGAAGCGGTTGCCCTTCATGTTCGCATTGGCGAGGGCTCCGGTGAATCCCGCCGTCTGGTGATGAACGGGTACAGAAGATGCGATGGCTGGGACCCCGATGCTGGTTTCAACCTTTACATGGAGATGTGA
- the LOC123135400 gene encoding uncharacterized protein, protein MEKAAGNQAGKVLKKGKKKQAAKDELDRQKQAEKKRRRLEKALANSAAIISELEKKKQQKKEEQERLDEEGASIAEAVALHVLIGEDSDESRHLALNKHRRCNDWDPSAGLDFALDTQGAADIYSPGGLMCANQAYASRGHRWIDWGNMHPLPTWGEVRDLKASYHQGTFHQSTVACPGFMAAQAVSSLQIREDSSSPGQGVAAATVVNRMLGGANGLNLYREM, encoded by the coding sequence ATGGAGAAGGCTGCGGGCAATCAGGCAGGGAAAGTCttgaagaagggaaagaagaagcaGGCGGCGAAGGATGAGCTGGACCGCCAGAAGCAGGCTGAGAAGAAGAGGCGCCGGCTGGAGAAAGCGCTCGCAAACTCTGCTGCCATCATCTCGGAGctggagaagaagaagcagcagaagaaaGAGGAGCAGGAaaggctggacgaagaaggcgctTCGATAGCCGAAGCGGTCGCTCTTCATGTCCTCATAGGTGAGGACTCCGATGAATCCCGCCATCTGGCGCTGAACAAGCACAGAAGATGCAACGACTGGGACCCCTCGGCCGGTCTGGATTTCGCTCTGGACACGCAAGGCGCAGCCGATATCTACTCCCCCGGTGGGCTCATGTGCGCCAATCAAGCTTATGCTTCCAGGGGTCATCGGTGGATCGACTGGGGCAACATGCATCCGCTGCCAACCTGGGGGGAAGTGAGGGACCTGAAAGCGTCCTACCACCAAGGAACGTTCCACCAGTCGACAGTCGCCTGCCCGGGCTTCATGGCCGCCCAGGCCGTCTCGTCGCTGCAGATCCGAGAAGACTCGTCCTCTCCGGGCCAGGGAGTCGCCGCCGCGACCGTCGTTAATAGGATGCTCGGCGGCGCCAACGGGCTCAACCTTTACAGGGAGATGTGA